Proteins from a single region of Pseudomonas phenolilytica:
- the fliE gene encoding flagellar hook-basal body complex protein FliE, with amino-acid sequence MSQGVQFNRLMLEMRAMQTDAMARTKPETPVQEAGAPSFSDMLGQAVNKVHETQQVSSQMSSAFEMGQGGVDLTEVMIASQKASVSFQALTQVRNKLVQAYQDIMQMPV; translated from the coding sequence ATGAGTCAGGGTGTCCAATTCAATCGCTTGATGCTGGAAATGCGGGCCATGCAGACCGATGCCATGGCACGCACCAAGCCCGAGACGCCGGTACAGGAAGCCGGTGCGCCGAGCTTCTCCGACATGCTCGGCCAGGCGGTGAACAAGGTGCACGAAACCCAGCAGGTTTCCAGTCAGATGTCCTCCGCCTTCGAGATGGGGCAGGGCGGCGTCGACCTGACCGAAGTGATGATCGCCTCGCAGAAGGCCAGCGTTTCTTTCCAGGCCCTGACCCAAGTGCGTAACAAGCTGGTCCAGGCCTATCAAGACATCATGCAGATGCCGGTGTGA
- a CDS encoding benzoate/H(+) symporter BenE family transporter, which produces MTESVRLGLRPLGDSSPSTVVAGFIAMLTGYTSSLVLMFQAGQAAGLSAGQISSWIWALSIGMAICSVGLSLRYRTPVVVAWSTPGAALLIASLPGVPYAEAIGAYIFASALIVLCGLTGSFERLMRRVPASLAAALLAGVLFNIGSEIFRAVPAQPLLVLGMFFTYLLGKRLLPRYAVPGALVVGCVLAAVQGLLDFRDLRLELAVPVWTTPALSFAAILSIGIPLFVIAMASQNMPGLAVLRAEGYDVPASPLISVTGIASVLLAPFGSHGIHLAAITMAICAGPEAHPDPRKRYTAAAWCGVFYGIAGIFGATLAALFAAFPAALVLSIAALALLGSIGAGLTQAMQQPHEREAALITFMVTASGLTLFGIGAALWGLIAGVVTLLVLSKRD; this is translated from the coding sequence ATGACCGAATCCGTCCGCCTCGGACTGCGCCCCCTCGGCGACAGCTCGCCCTCGACCGTCGTCGCCGGCTTCATCGCCATGCTGACCGGCTACACCAGCTCGCTGGTACTGATGTTCCAAGCCGGCCAGGCAGCCGGTCTGAGCGCCGGGCAGATTTCCTCGTGGATCTGGGCGCTGTCGATCGGCATGGCGATCTGCAGCGTCGGCCTGTCGCTGCGTTACCGCACGCCGGTGGTGGTCGCCTGGTCAACGCCCGGTGCCGCCCTGCTGATCGCCAGTCTGCCCGGCGTACCGTATGCCGAGGCGATTGGCGCTTACATCTTCGCCTCGGCGCTGATCGTGCTGTGCGGGCTTACCGGCAGCTTCGAACGGTTGATGCGCCGCGTCCCCGCGTCGCTCGCCGCGGCGCTGCTGGCCGGCGTGCTGTTCAATATCGGCAGCGAGATTTTCCGCGCCGTGCCGGCCCAGCCGTTGCTGGTGCTGGGCATGTTCTTCACCTACCTGCTGGGCAAACGGCTGCTGCCGCGCTATGCGGTGCCGGGTGCGCTGGTGGTCGGCTGCGTGTTGGCGGCCGTGCAAGGGCTGCTGGATTTCCGCGACTTGCGTCTGGAACTGGCGGTGCCGGTATGGACCACGCCGGCGCTCTCATTTGCCGCGATTCTCAGCATCGGCATCCCGCTGTTCGTCATCGCGATGGCGTCGCAGAACATGCCGGGGCTGGCGGTGCTGCGTGCCGAGGGTTACGACGTACCGGCCTCGCCGCTGATTTCGGTGACCGGCATCGCCTCGGTGCTGCTGGCGCCGTTCGGCTCGCACGGCATCCATCTGGCGGCGATCACCATGGCGATCTGCGCCGGCCCCGAGGCGCATCCCGACCCGCGCAAGCGCTACACGGCGGCGGCGTGGTGCGGGGTATTTTATGGCATCGCCGGCATCTTCGGCGCGACCCTGGCAGCGCTGTTCGCGGCGTTTCCAGCGGCGCTGGTGCTGTCGATCGCGGCGCTCGCGCTGCTCGGCTCGATCGGTGCGGGGCTGACCCAGGCCATGCAGCAGCCGCATGAGCGCGAGGCGGCGCTGATTACCTTCATGGTCACGGCATCGGGACTGACGCTGTTCGGCATCGGGGCCGCGCTGTGGGGCTTGATTGCGGGGGTGGTGACGTTGCTGGTGCTAAGCAAGCGAGACTGA
- a CDS encoding SDR family oxidoreductase, giving the protein MSMKFSGQVALVTGAAAGIGRATAQAFAEQGLKVVLADLDETAGEAAAAAIRENGGEALFVRCDVTRDEQVRALLEQVVGRFGRLDYAFNNAGIEIEQGRLAEGSEAEFDAIMGVNVKGVWLCMKHQLPLMLAQGGGAIVNTASVAGLGAAPKMSIYSASKHAVIGLTKSAAIEYAKKAVRVNAVCPAVIDTDMFRRAYEADPRKAEFAAAMHPVGRIGKVEEIAAAVLYLCSDGAAFTTGHALAVDGGATAI; this is encoded by the coding sequence ATGAGCATGAAATTCTCCGGTCAGGTCGCCCTCGTTACCGGTGCAGCGGCGGGTATCGGCCGCGCCACGGCGCAGGCCTTCGCCGAGCAGGGCCTCAAGGTCGTCCTCGCCGATCTCGATGAAACCGCGGGCGAGGCGGCCGCCGCAGCGATTCGGGAAAACGGCGGCGAGGCGTTGTTTGTCCGTTGCGATGTCACGCGCGACGAACAGGTCAGAGCCTTGCTGGAGCAGGTCGTGGGTCGTTTCGGCCGGCTGGACTACGCCTTCAACAACGCCGGTATCGAGATCGAGCAAGGCCGATTGGCCGAAGGCAGCGAGGCGGAGTTCGACGCGATCATGGGCGTCAACGTCAAGGGCGTGTGGCTGTGCATGAAGCACCAGTTGCCGCTGATGCTGGCGCAGGGCGGCGGCGCCATCGTCAACACCGCCTCGGTGGCCGGCCTGGGTGCGGCGCCGAAGATGAGCATCTACTCGGCATCCAAGCATGCGGTGATCGGCCTGACCAAGTCGGCTGCCATCGAGTATGCGAAGAAGGCAGTCCGGGTGAATGCGGTGTGCCCGGCGGTGATCGACACCGACATGTTCCGCCGTGCCTATGAGGCCGATCCGCGCAAGGCGGAGTTCGCTGCGGCGATGCATCCGGTTGGGCGCATCGGCAAGGTCGAGGAGATCGCGGCGGCGGTGCTCTATCTGTGCAGCGATGGCGCGGCGTTTACCACAGGCCATGCGCTGGCGGTGGATGGTGGAGCGACGGCGATTTAG
- a CDS encoding NADP-dependent oxidoreductase, with translation MLNQQYLLAQRPIGAPTRDTFRFVEAETGEPGPNEILVQVEYLSIDPAMRGWMNEGKSYIAPVGLGEVMRALGVGKVIASQHSGFAVGDYVNGPLGVQKYFCGEPKGFYKVDPQQAPLPRYLSALGMTGMTAYFALLAVGQPKAGDTVVLSGAAGAVGSVAGQIAKIKGCKVVGIAGGADKCRFLVEELGFDGAIDYKHEDLAAGLKRECPQGVDVYFDNVGGDILDAVLTRINVGARVVLCGAISQYNNKEAVKGPANYLSLLVNRARMEGMVVTDYMARYPEAMREMAGWLASGQLKSKEDVVEGLETFPDTLLKLFSGENFGKLVLKVG, from the coding sequence ATGCTCAATCAACAGTACCTGCTGGCCCAGCGGCCGATCGGCGCACCGACGCGCGACACCTTCCGGTTCGTCGAGGCGGAAACCGGCGAGCCCGGCCCCAACGAAATCCTGGTGCAGGTCGAGTACCTGTCCATCGATCCGGCCATGCGTGGCTGGATGAACGAGGGCAAGTCGTACATCGCGCCGGTAGGTCTCGGCGAGGTGATGCGCGCGCTCGGCGTTGGCAAGGTGATCGCCTCGCAGCATTCGGGCTTCGCCGTCGGCGACTACGTCAATGGTCCGCTGGGTGTGCAGAAATACTTTTGCGGCGAGCCGAAGGGTTTCTACAAGGTCGACCCACAGCAGGCACCGCTGCCGCGCTACCTGTCGGCGCTGGGCATGACCGGCATGACCGCCTACTTCGCCCTGCTCGCCGTCGGCCAGCCGAAGGCCGGCGATACCGTGGTGCTTTCCGGCGCCGCTGGCGCGGTGGGCAGCGTGGCCGGGCAGATTGCCAAGATCAAAGGCTGCAAGGTGGTGGGCATCGCCGGCGGCGCCGACAAGTGTCGCTTCCTGGTCGAGGAGCTGGGCTTCGACGGCGCCATCGACTACAAGCACGAGGACCTCGCCGCGGGCCTGAAGCGCGAATGCCCGCAGGGTGTGGACGTGTATTTCGACAACGTCGGCGGCGACATCCTCGACGCCGTGCTCACCCGTATCAACGTCGGTGCACGGGTGGTGCTGTGCGGCGCGATCAGTCAGTACAACAACAAGGAAGCGGTCAAGGGACCGGCGAACTACCTGTCGCTGCTGGTCAACCGCGCGCGCATGGAAGGCATGGTGGTGACCGACTATATGGCGCGCTACCCGGAGGCGATGCGCGAGATGGCCGGCTGGCTGGCCAGCGGCCAGCTGAAGAGCAAGGAAGATGTCGTCGAGGGTCTGGAGACCTTCCCCGACACCCTGTTGAAGCTCTTCAGCGGCGAGAACTTCGGCAAGCTGGTGCTCAAGGTCGGCTGA
- the pyrF gene encoding orotidine-5'-phosphate decarboxylase encodes MTCQTPIIVALDFPSQDAALALAQQLDPALCRVKVGKELFTRCGPAVVEALRARGFEVFLDLKFHDIPNTTAMAVKAAAELGVWMVNVHCSGGLRMMATCRETLDKIGGPAPLLIGVTVLTSMEQADLADLGLDIAPQEQVLRLAGLAARAGLDGLVCSAQEAQPLKAQYPQLQLVTPGIRPAGSAQDDQRRILTPAQAMAAGSDYLVIGRPIAQAADPAQALAAVVAELG; translated from the coding sequence ATGACTTGCCAGACTCCGATCATCGTTGCGCTCGACTTTCCTTCGCAGGACGCCGCCCTGGCGCTGGCGCAGCAGCTCGATCCCGCGCTGTGCCGGGTCAAGGTCGGCAAGGAATTGTTCACCCGCTGCGGCCCGGCAGTGGTCGAGGCGCTGCGCGCGCGCGGCTTCGAGGTGTTCCTCGACCTGAAATTCCACGACATTCCCAACACCACGGCGATGGCGGTCAAGGCGGCCGCCGAGCTGGGCGTGTGGATGGTCAACGTGCACTGTTCGGGCGGTCTGCGCATGATGGCGACCTGTCGCGAGACGCTGGACAAGATCGGCGGGCCGGCGCCGCTGCTGATCGGCGTGACTGTGCTGACCAGCATGGAACAGGCCGATCTGGCCGATCTCGGTCTGGACATCGCGCCGCAGGAGCAGGTGCTGCGTCTGGCCGGCCTGGCCGCGCGAGCAGGCCTCGATGGCCTGGTCTGTTCGGCCCAGGAAGCGCAGCCGTTGAAGGCGCAATACCCCCAGCTGCAGCTGGTGACGCCCGGCATCCGCCCGGCCGGCAGCGCCCAGGACGACCAGCGGCGCATCCTCACCCCGGCGCAGGCGATGGCCGCCGGTTCGGACTATCTGGTCATCGGGCGGCCGATCGCCCAGGCCGCCGATCCGGCGCAGGCGCTGGCCGCGGTCGTCGCCGAGCTGGGTTGA
- a CDS encoding DUF2897 family protein has translation MPWYFWLILAVALGSIVGSLLMLRSTARKIPLSEEQKKRIAERNAAADAQDARDR, from the coding sequence ATGCCCTGGTACTTCTGGCTGATTCTGGCCGTAGCGCTCGGCTCCATCGTCGGCAGCCTGCTCATGTTGCGCTCGACGGCGCGCAAGATTCCCCTCAGCGAAGAACAGAAGAAGCGCATTGCCGAGCGCAATGCCGCAGCAGACGCACAGGACGCACGCGACCGCTGA
- a CDS encoding bifunctional diguanylate cyclase/phosphodiesterase, translated as MPAALPDIEENRLHARAIFTRRILPGAVGVLLCALLGASVAVSRIATSIDEDALAQSRFLTGKAIEGQREWMGRSVVDYAFWGDAYAHLNGPVSIDWAYTQANFGASLYEDFGYEGVLLVTPQGETPYAVIDGELRSVDAYRWLQGGLELLLARARLAFDHEQGVVGLLSVDGTPAMVAAAVLSPGDSTVKAAATPASIVLFVDVLDAARLAELGQDYAVDALRVADADTPRTAPQLPLTLEDGTAQTLTWKPAQPGRRMLWVALPTLALAALALGGLIWLLGRLALRTVQMMDTNYARLASKSRELSASEARFRDVAEAASDWIWETDAQVRLTYLSSRFEEITGHAPGNWIGRPLIDLLISDHAALHEWLQAPHASVLKCSYRAADGRERHCRLAARAIRDDGQLRGYRGTASDITEETRAQARVQYLSQHDALTGLPNRARLRDHLEGRLAALRGASRLAVLYLDLDRFKPVNDTLGHAAGDEVLIGVAQRLKQCTRDDDLVARLGGDEFVMVLGRLGTPEDIARLCERVIAAIHEPFFYEGHKIYVGASIGVAVAPGDGLLASELLRCADIALYQAKANGRGTWHLYARELDNRANDRHRQEDELRQAMAEERFEVHYQPRYRSAGLRIIGAEALLRWPHAERGLLLPESFIPLAEETGLIATLGNWVLRQACRDAVAWPDDLVVSVNLSPLQLRHEQLLDEVTAALAESGLPASRLELEITESALLQENAGTLALLSSLKALGVRLAMDDFGTGYSSLSNLRTYPFDVIKIDTSFVGGMQQNAEDHSIVRALIDLGRGLNLQVTAEGVETAEQLRLLQADGCTEVQGFHMSRPLAADALLTLLARRAP; from the coding sequence ATGCCAGCAGCCCTGCCCGATATCGAAGAAAACCGCCTCCACGCCCGCGCCATTTTTACCCGTCGCATACTGCCCGGCGCAGTTGGCGTGCTGCTTTGCGCGCTGCTCGGCGCCAGCGTCGCGGTCAGCCGGATCGCCACGAGCATCGATGAAGACGCCCTTGCGCAAAGCCGCTTCCTCACCGGCAAGGCCATCGAGGGGCAGCGCGAGTGGATGGGCCGCTCGGTGGTCGACTACGCCTTCTGGGGTGATGCCTATGCGCACCTCAACGGCCCGGTGAGCATCGACTGGGCCTATACGCAAGCCAACTTCGGCGCCTCGCTGTACGAAGACTTCGGCTATGAAGGCGTGCTGCTGGTGACACCGCAAGGCGAAACGCCCTATGCGGTGATTGACGGCGAGCTGCGCTCGGTCGACGCCTACCGGTGGTTGCAGGGCGGCCTGGAGCTGCTGCTGGCGCGCGCACGCCTGGCGTTCGACCACGAACAGGGCGTAGTCGGCCTGTTGTCGGTGGATGGCACGCCGGCGATGGTGGCCGCGGCCGTGCTCTCGCCAGGAGACAGCACGGTCAAGGCTGCCGCGACGCCGGCCTCGATCGTGCTGTTCGTCGATGTGCTGGATGCCGCCCGCCTCGCTGAGCTCGGCCAGGACTACGCCGTCGACGCATTGCGCGTAGCGGATGCCGACACCCCGCGCACGGCGCCACAGCTGCCGCTGACGCTGGAAGACGGCACCGCCCAGACCTTGACCTGGAAACCCGCGCAACCAGGACGACGGATGCTCTGGGTGGCGCTGCCAACGCTCGCGCTGGCGGCGCTGGCGCTGGGCGGGCTGATCTGGCTGCTGGGCCGTCTGGCGCTGCGTACGGTACAGATGATGGACACCAACTACGCCCGCTTGGCGAGCAAGAGTCGCGAACTGAGCGCCAGTGAAGCGCGCTTTCGCGACGTCGCCGAGGCCGCCTCCGACTGGATCTGGGAAACCGATGCACAGGTGCGCCTGACCTATCTCTCCAGCCGATTCGAGGAAATCACCGGCCACGCTCCGGGCAACTGGATCGGCCGTCCGCTGATCGACCTGCTGATCAGCGACCACGCCGCGCTGCACGAGTGGCTGCAGGCTCCGCATGCAAGCGTACTGAAGTGCAGCTACCGCGCCGCGGACGGTCGCGAGCGGCATTGCCGACTGGCCGCGCGGGCGATCCGCGATGACGGTCAGCTGCGCGGCTATCGCGGCACCGCGAGCGACATTACCGAGGAAACCCGCGCCCAGGCCCGCGTTCAGTATCTGTCGCAACATGACGCGCTGACCGGGCTGCCCAACCGCGCCCGCCTGCGCGACCACCTGGAAGGCCGATTGGCCGCGCTGCGCGGCGCGTCGCGGCTGGCGGTGCTCTATCTCGATCTGGATCGCTTCAAGCCGGTCAATGACACGCTCGGCCATGCCGCCGGCGACGAGGTGCTGATCGGGGTCGCCCAGCGCCTCAAGCAATGCACGCGCGACGATGATCTGGTGGCGCGCCTGGGAGGCGACGAGTTCGTCATGGTGCTCGGCCGCCTGGGCACGCCGGAGGACATCGCGCGGCTTTGCGAGCGGGTGATCGCAGCCATCCACGAGCCGTTCTTCTACGAGGGGCACAAGATCTACGTCGGCGCCAGTATCGGCGTCGCGGTGGCGCCCGGCGACGGTCTGTTGGCCAGCGAGCTGCTGCGCTGCGCCGACATCGCGCTGTACCAGGCCAAGGCCAATGGTCGCGGCACCTGGCACCTGTACGCGCGAGAACTGGACAACCGCGCCAACGATCGCCACCGGCAGGAAGACGAGCTGCGCCAGGCGATGGCCGAAGAGCGTTTCGAAGTTCATTACCAGCCGCGCTACCGCAGCGCGGGCTTGCGCATCATCGGCGCCGAGGCCCTGCTGCGCTGGCCGCATGCAGAGCGAGGGCTGCTGCTGCCCGAGTCGTTCATCCCGCTCGCTGAAGAAACCGGCCTGATCGCCACGCTGGGCAACTGGGTTCTGCGCCAGGCCTGCCGCGACGCGGTAGCCTGGCCGGACGATCTGGTGGTATCGGTCAATCTTTCTCCGCTGCAGCTGCGCCATGAACAATTGCTGGATGAGGTAACGGCCGCGCTGGCCGAAAGCGGCCTGCCCGCCAGCCGGCTGGAACTGGAAATCACCGAGAGCGCCCTGTTGCAGGAAAACGCCGGCACCCTCGCGCTGCTCAGCAGCCTCAAGGCGCTGGGTGTGCGATTGGCGATGGATGATTTCGGCACAGGCTATTCATCGCTCAGCAACCTGCGCACCTACCCGTTCGACGTGATCAAGATCGACACCAGCTTCGTCGGCGGCATGCAGCAGAATGCCGAAGACCACTCGATCGTCCGCGCGCTGATCGATCTCGGCCGTGGGCTGAATCTGCAGGTCACCGCCGAAGGCGTGGAAACCGCAGAACAATTGCGCCTGTTGCAGGCCGACGGCTGCACCGAGGTACAGGGCTTCCACATGAGCCGGCCGCTGGCGGCCGACGCGCTGCTGACGCTACTGGCACGCCGGGCGCCCTGA
- a CDS encoding PLP-dependent aminotransferase family protein: protein MTNLLLYQRIAQQLAEDIRRGVYRPGERVPSVRKMSQQLNVSHATVLQAYANLEDQGMIRARPQSGFYVHQTPMLTAPTPDIAQVERPTLVTRSSIINQVLNESRREGLIPLGAAVPHVDYLPVRALHQQLAKVTRFHSPRAFSYMFSPGYEPLRRQVAIRMRDAGVLVDPAEVVITHGCVDALQMSLRVLTRPGDLIAAESPTYYGLLQLADLLGLKVIEIPSDPDTGMSLEALQLAASQWPIKALVLTARLSNPLGVSMPDSRQKQLLNLASRFDIQIVEDDIYGELMFEQGQYKALKSNDREGRVIYCSSFSKTLSPGVRIGWIIAGRHQAEVQRLQTFSTHSACSVTQMGVAAYLENGGYDRHLRFIRQEYRKNLSAFQLAVQRYFPEGTQMTRPKGNFILWVSLPARVNTKDLQVRALAQGISIAPGLIFSNTEQFNHCIRLNCGLPWNRETERALSTLGALAGELCREAQ, encoded by the coding sequence ATGACCAATCTGTTGCTCTATCAGCGCATCGCTCAACAGCTGGCCGAGGATATCCGGCGCGGCGTCTATCGTCCTGGGGAGCGCGTGCCGTCCGTGCGCAAGATGAGCCAGCAGCTCAACGTCAGCCACGCGACGGTGCTGCAGGCCTACGCCAACCTGGAAGACCAGGGCATGATCCGCGCCCGTCCGCAGTCGGGCTTCTACGTGCACCAGACGCCAATGCTGACCGCGCCGACGCCCGACATCGCGCAGGTCGAGCGACCCACGCTGGTCACCCGCAGCAGCATCATCAACCAGGTGCTCAACGAGTCGCGCCGCGAGGGCCTGATTCCGCTGGGCGCTGCCGTTCCGCACGTGGACTACCTGCCGGTGCGCGCGCTGCACCAGCAGCTGGCCAAGGTAACCCGCTTCCACAGCCCGCGGGCGTTCAGCTACATGTTCAGTCCGGGTTACGAACCGTTGCGCCGGCAGGTGGCGATCCGCATGCGCGACGCCGGGGTGCTGGTCGACCCTGCCGAAGTGGTGATCACCCACGGCTGTGTCGACGCGCTGCAGATGTCGTTGCGCGTGCTGACCCGGCCCGGCGATCTGATCGCCGCCGAGTCGCCGACCTACTACGGCTTGCTACAACTGGCGGACCTGCTGGGGCTGAAGGTGATCGAGATCCCCAGCGACCCGGACACCGGCATGAGTCTCGAGGCGCTGCAGCTGGCCGCCAGCCAGTGGCCGATCAAGGCGCTGGTGCTGACCGCGCGACTAAGCAACCCGCTGGGCGTGAGCATGCCCGACAGCCGGCAGAAGCAGCTGCTCAACCTGGCGTCACGCTTCGACATCCAGATCGTCGAGGACGATATCTACGGCGAGCTGATGTTCGAGCAGGGCCAGTACAAGGCGCTCAAGTCCAATGACCGCGAAGGCCGGGTGATCTATTGCTCGAGCTTTTCCAAGACCCTGTCGCCGGGCGTACGCATCGGTTGGATCATCGCCGGCCGGCACCAGGCCGAGGTGCAGCGCCTGCAGACATTCAGCACGCACTCGGCGTGCAGCGTGACGCAGATGGGTGTGGCCGCTTATCTGGAGAATGGAGGCTATGACCGCCACCTGCGCTTCATTCGGCAGGAGTACCGCAAGAACCTGTCGGCGTTCCAGCTGGCGGTGCAGCGCTACTTTCCCGAAGGCACGCAGATGACCCGGCCCAAGGGCAACTTCATTCTCTGGGTCAGCCTGCCGGCGCGGGTCAACACCAAGGACCTGCAGGTGCGTGCGTTGGCGCAGGGCATCAGCATCGCGCCGGGGCTGATCTTCAGTAACACCGAGCAGTTCAATCACTGCATCCGGTTGAACTGCGGCCTGCCCTGGAACCGCGAGACAGAGCGGGCGCTGAGTACGCTCGGCGCGCTGGCCGGCGAGCTTTGCCGAGAGGCACAATAG
- a CDS encoding OmpA family protein, with the protein MSRFRRQVLVCFLLGGLAGCANPELEQQLSQAAESYTQVSSDTRVQRGAPKDVVRAGESLARAQRFAEFWGGAEDALHYSYLSLSYSEIARQHGTLLDNQQRIVQLQMERQRLRDMLRDARLLSAQQPGRWGDDQIISMAATETDRGLVMTLGDVLFRADSDELGREANRTLLKLAHFLELNPQRRVRIEGYTDSRGDADRNLALSQARAAAVAEVLTDLGIASQRIEIRGYGEAFPVAENASARGRAQNRRVEILFSDAQGELGPDR; encoded by the coding sequence GTGAGTCGGTTTCGTCGACAGGTACTGGTCTGCTTCCTGCTGGGCGGACTGGCCGGCTGCGCCAACCCCGAACTCGAACAGCAGCTTTCCCAGGCAGCAGAGAGCTACACCCAGGTCAGCAGCGATACGCGGGTCCAGCGCGGTGCGCCGAAGGATGTCGTGCGAGCCGGCGAATCGCTGGCGCGAGCGCAGCGCTTTGCCGAGTTCTGGGGCGGCGCCGAGGACGCGCTGCATTATTCCTACCTGAGCCTCAGCTACAGCGAGATCGCCCGGCAGCACGGTACGCTGCTCGACAACCAGCAGCGTATCGTGCAACTGCAGATGGAGCGCCAGCGCCTGCGCGACATGCTGCGCGACGCGCGTCTGTTGAGTGCGCAGCAGCCGGGTCGTTGGGGTGATGATCAGATCATCAGCATGGCGGCGACCGAGACCGATCGTGGGCTGGTGATGACGCTGGGCGACGTGCTGTTCCGTGCCGATAGCGACGAGCTGGGTCGCGAGGCCAATCGCACGTTGCTCAAGCTGGCGCATTTCCTCGAACTCAACCCGCAGCGGCGGGTACGCATCGAGGGCTATACCGACAGCCGCGGTGACGCCGACCGCAACCTTGCGCTATCGCAGGCGCGTGCTGCGGCCGTCGCCGAGGTGCTGACCGATCTGGGCATCGCCTCGCAGCGCATCGAGATACGCGGTTACGGCGAAGCCTTCCCGGTTGCCGAAAACGCTTCGGCGCGCGGTCGTGCGCAGAATCGACGCGTGGAAATCCTCTTTTCCGATGCGCAAGGCGAGCTGGGGCCTGATCGCTGA
- a CDS encoding DUF4398 domain-containing protein, with protein sequence MKKLCCLLFGLALAVLGGCASDPAPLEQIRLTEQAVQQARAVGADEHTAELMLAELKLAAAHAAMNDEDFRQARLLSEQAELDARLAEARVLNAKSFSQIAELNRSIERLRQQLGDLR encoded by the coding sequence GTGAAGAAACTTTGCTGTCTATTATTCGGGCTGGCGCTGGCCGTCCTCGGTGGTTGCGCCAGTGATCCGGCACCGCTTGAACAAATACGTTTGACCGAACAGGCCGTGCAGCAGGCACGGGCGGTCGGTGCCGACGAGCATACCGCCGAGCTGATGCTTGCCGAGCTGAAGCTGGCCGCGGCCCATGCGGCCATGAACGACGAGGACTTCCGGCAGGCGCGCCTGCTGAGCGAGCAGGCTGAGCTGGATGCGCGCCTGGCCGAAGCGCGGGTGCTGAATGCCAAGAGCTTCAGCCAGATTGCCGAGCTGAACCGCAGCATCGAGCGTCTGCGCCAACAACTGGGGGATCTGCGGTGA
- a CDS encoding substrate-binding periplasmic protein, with the protein MGFGLLLKSVLVALLVVPSLAFAVGKCERLVATGAADNPPFLWRDPLNPQRLMGANAELLKQIGKSLGVKIELLYSGDASKALDEVRSGRVDILADARLVTQRLDEMDFVHPSIASLQTVAWVRNEPGFFYAARDDLAGHDGRFVSTSRFGREFDAFAKQRLTLQPVASLSQAMEQLVAGKTDYVLHERYSALAGMGALAILDKVQRLEPPVLSHEMHLAISHNSACNDAWLRGQLALKMTELRAAGVPEQLLASNLERWKLQQVGTAKASPQ; encoded by the coding sequence ATGGGGTTTGGCCTTCTGCTGAAATCGGTTCTGGTTGCGCTGCTGGTGGTGCCCTCGCTGGCATTCGCAGTGGGTAAATGCGAGCGACTGGTTGCCACCGGGGCAGCGGACAACCCACCGTTTCTCTGGCGCGACCCGCTGAATCCGCAACGGCTGATGGGCGCCAACGCCGAGCTATTGAAGCAGATCGGCAAATCCCTCGGGGTAAAGATCGAACTGCTCTACAGCGGCGATGCCAGCAAGGCGCTCGACGAAGTGCGCAGCGGTCGGGTCGATATCCTGGCCGATGCGCGGCTGGTGACGCAGCGTCTGGACGAGATGGATTTCGTTCATCCGTCCATCGCTTCGCTGCAGACGGTGGCCTGGGTGCGCAACGAGCCGGGTTTCTTCTATGCCGCACGCGACGACCTCGCCGGGCATGACGGACGTTTCGTCAGCACCAGTCGATTTGGTCGCGAGTTCGATGCCTTTGCCAAGCAACGCCTGACGCTGCAGCCTGTTGCCTCGTTGTCACAGGCGATGGAGCAGCTGGTGGCCGGCAAGACCGACTACGTCCTGCACGAGCGCTACAGCGCGCTTGCCGGCATGGGCGCGCTGGCGATATTGGACAAGGTGCAGCGGCTGGAGCCGCCGGTGCTCAGCCATGAGATGCATCTGGCCATTTCCCACAACTCCGCCTGCAACGACGCCTGGCTGCGGGGACAACTGGCGCTGAAGATGACAGAATTGCGCGCCGCCGGGGTACCCGAGCAGCTGCTGGCCAGCAATCTGGAACGCTGGAAACTGCAGCAGGTCGGAACGGCGAAGGCGTCGCCACAGTAG